One genomic segment of Apostichopus japonicus isolate 1M-3 chromosome 23, ASM3797524v1, whole genome shotgun sequence includes these proteins:
- the LOC139964879 gene encoding uncharacterized protein → MENCRSCKQFRPFKARDKHDLCPKCRPCGSKQTCSICQDWAQERWDLIGTWLADKAVEKRKKAASSRQGKKKPPANREAHAAIRDGISPKHGGTEGAIGDGSNPPQERVSIRDGANSRAASAQPRPRPQEGPSTSGHVESRSPRRQAVADLLTSTPGSWDHNRRDFSGFSPESTERRQSRTESTGQQGAPSIPPQPALPPAPVTDDHAPEEAQVDPWDDVSSRTDDALSIAASARLLSGDSEADDEEPLRGTEISAEAFKKATAVLRRVLGFEERVDARAHEGPASKLTLNAAAQKPRASIPVDVECRERFEAVAQAKRWTAFQRSAHRTFHVGDEDWESLFTPPHIPPQVKERLRSAGALDGKDKFREKGAQTLESSLFDVDRASRAGMKYTSALLLFAELLNRSFQQAQASGISRKDTAAIIALLGPVSRMVLDQFARVSVKATLTRRDLVLNSLNWSSRSTADGFRNLPILGCDLFGGKFDEKLREEAERMKSLREADEHMSRSASSSRPRYDSRQGSRLKQPRSSYSQSRGAPRTQQQSAPSRPEHRPYRQQYRGSRGRGKRPYGCPPHRNAQGQGGGRLRVFGAHWEEIDPGAWVLDVVKGGYKIEFSSTPPQYGLLTATPVPEIPEKRAALEDEINSLLKKGAITRVTAANADGPLFRSSFFLTPKKNGTWRPIVNLRPLNRRFIRPERFRMETLTSILHLLRPGMWASSVDLKHAYLHIPIRSEDQRFLAFRYKAIDYRFTSLPFGLSTAPRVSPG, encoded by the exons ATGGAAAACTGCCGTTCTTGTAAGCAGTTCCGTCCGTTCAAAGCAAGGGACAAACACGATTTGTGCCCAAAGTGTCGCCCATGCGGGAGCAAACAGACCTGCTCCATTTGCCAGGACTGGGCCCAGGAGCGCTGGGATTTGATCGGTACCTGGCTGGCGGATAAAGCCgtggagaaaagaaagaaggcggCTTCCTCAAGGCAGGGGAAGAAGAAACCGCCGGCGAACCGGGAAGCCCATGCGGCCATTCGAGATGGCATAAGCCCTAAACATGGGGGAACGGAGGGCGCCATAGGAGATGGCTCAAACCCTCCTCAAGAACGGGTatccatacgagatggagctaATTCCCGTGCGGCGTCAGCTCAGCCACGGCCGCGGCCCCAAGAGGGTCCGTCCACATCAGGCCACGTGGAGTCCAGAAGCCCCCGAAGACAAGCGGTGGCGGACTTATTAACTTCTACTCCGGGGTCATGGGACCACAACCGGAGAGATTTCTCGGGGTTCTCCCCGGAGAGTACGGAACGGCGCCAAAGCCGAA CCGAGTCAACAGGACAACAGGGGGCTCCGTCCATTCCACCACAACCGGCGCTACCGCCAGCACCGGTTACGGACGATCACGCCCCTGAGGAGGCCCAGGTGGATCCCTGGGACGACGTCTCCTCCAGAACTGACGACGCGCTGTCGATCGCAGCTAGTGCCCGCCTCCTCAGTGGAGATTCCGAGGCGGATGACGAAGAACCCCTACGGGGTACAGAAATTTCAGCGGAAGCCTTTAAGAAGGCGACGGCAGTACTCCGCAGAGTCCTCGGCTTCGAGGAAAGGGTGGATGCGCGTGCCCACGAGGGGCCGGCATCCAAACTCACATTGAACGCTGCCGCCCAAAAGCCTCGAGCCTCCATCCCGGTGGATGTGGAATGTAGAGAGCGGTTCGAGGCGGTGGCACAGGCGAAACGCTGGACAGCCTTCCAGCGATCAGCCCATCGCACTTTCCACGTGGGCGACGAAGACTGGGAAAGTCTTTTTACACCACCCCACATCCCGCCTCAAGTGAAGGAGAGACTTCGGTCGGCGGGTGCCTTAGACGGCAAAGACAAGTTCAGGGAGAAGGGTGCACAGACCCTAGAATCCTCCCTGTTTGACGTAGATAGGGCCTCCCGCGCAGGGATGAAGTACACGTCAGCCTTATTGCTTTTCGCCGAGCTATTGAACAGATCGTTCCAACAGGCCCAGGCATCGGGTATCTCCCGCAAAGATACCGCCGCCATCATTGCCCTCCTGGGACCCGTTTCCAGGATGGTATTAGACCAGTTCGCCCGCGTCTCGGTGAAGGCCACCTTGACACGTCGGGACCTGGTTTTGAACTCCCTGAATTGGTCGTCCAGATCCACGGCGGACGGGTTCCGCAACTTACCAATCCTGGGCTGTGACCTCTTCGGCGGCAAGTTCGATGAGAAACTCCGGGAGGAGGCAGAGAGAATGAAATCTCTGAGGGAGGCGGACGAACACATGTCCCGCTCGGCCTCATCCTCGCGCCCACGTTATGACTCACGACAAGGTAGCCGCTTGAAGCAACCAAGATCCAGCTACAGTCAGAGTCGGGGCGCCCCGCGAACACAGCAACAATCTGCTCCTTCGCGGCCCGAACACAGGCCGTACCGCCAGCAATACCGCGGAAGCCGCGGGCGCGGTAAACGGCCCTATGGATGCCCACCGCACCGTAACGCCCAAGGCCAAGGTGGGGGGCGACTAAGAGTTTTTGGGGCTCACTGGGAGGAAATCGACCCAGGAGCCTGGGTACTGGACGTGGTAAAAGGGGGCTACAAGATAGAGTTCTCGTCTACCCCACCCCAATATGGCCTCTTAACAGCCACGCCAGTACCCGAGATACCGGAAAAGCGGGCCGCCCTCGAGGACGAGATCAACAGTCTCCTCAAAAAAGGCGCCATTACGCGGGTCACCGCCGCAAACGCGGACGGCCCCCTCTTCCGGTCCTCGTTCTTCCTCACGCCGAAGAAGAACGGGACTTGGAGGCCCATCGTGAACCTCAGACCTCTCAACAGGAGGTTCATCCGACCGGAGAGGTTCAGGATGGAGACTCTCACATCAATCCTCCACCTGCTACGCCCAGGGATGTGGGCATCCTCCGTCGATCTAAAGCATGCCTACCTACATATTCCCATCCGAAGCGAGGACCAGCGATTCCTCGCGTTCAGGTACAAGGCTATAGATTACCGCTTCACATCGCTACCATTTGGCCTCTCCACAGCACCCAGGGTTTCACCAGGGTAA